A single genomic interval of Penicillium psychrofluorescens genome assembly, chromosome: 2 harbors:
- a CDS encoding uncharacterized protein (ID:PFLUO_003839-T1.cds;~source:funannotate) — MADFGPRAPHGPDMSGTHNPLEDMDMHERDAFDQLIRPDDSYTKEGVYWADLPLMKKIGFVNAQNNSEAKRELSGIWSMMKADPLSPVSYYFANYVLPGAGLGLEGYVLFSIGNITPLFEASFPDCWDSATICNKQWINAVSYLEVIGIIIGQVLVGVLGDWLGRRWGLIQDATIMTLALVMLTAAWGVTQNGWVICYAWSLFIYGVGVGGEYPMTATSGMENAVGSGKVSTKEDRMHRGRKVVSAFLMQGWGQVLNQGLLIILLLCFHHGSGNAPYSTVATQWTYRVSFGIPAVGTLWLTYYRAYHMKAASKQLNAAKKKASVTGYDVESLRLTIKYFGPRLIATSIGWFANDVFFYGNKLFQSDFIDAIIGKTDSVMPTWLWNLANCGVSLAGYYMASFLVDHKLYGRKWMQQVGFLLCFILFVVPAFKYEHYIQPENIHSFQAMYFLSSFFNQFGPNCITFLVAAEVYPTPIRATAHGLSAACGKLGALLTGVLGNYIDTQTKFYVVPWFGLAGMLVTFLFLPDTTGLDLKEQERRFQYLRAGREEDYHGPAVHSKHLSLWERMTGKGKYYNAELDYQQKVEEYRAEWEALMAEKVSEEKTDTAFDTDDTLLEGHVHTYFHRTSPMFKGMEQNVSSKQDNFTLPPPAENASEDTVNNEKH, encoded by the exons ATGGCCGACTTTGGACCGCGTGCCCCCCATGGGCCCGATATGTCGGGAACCCATAACCCGCTCGAGGATATGGACATGCATGAGCGGGATGCCTTCGACCAGCTGATCCGCCCGGACGACAGCTACACCAAGGAAGGCGTCTACTGGGCCGATCTGCCGCTCATGAAGAAGATCGGGTTCGTCAACGCCCAGAACAACAGTGAGGCCAAGCGCGAGCTCAGCGGGATCTGGTCTATGATGAAGGCCGACCCTCTGTCGCCCGTCAGCTACTACTTTGCCAACTACGTGCTCCCCGGTGCCGGTCTCGGTCTGGAGGGTTACgtgctcttctccatcggTAACATCACGCCTTTGTTCGAGGCGTCCTTCCCCGACTGCTGGGACTCGGCCACCATTTGCAACAAGCAGTGGATCAACGCCGTGTCGTACCTCGAGGTGATTGGTATCATTATCGGCCAGGTCCTGGTCGGTGTGCTGGGTGACTG GCTCGGTCGTCGCTGGGGTCTGATTCAGGACGCGACCATCATGACTCTCGCTTTGGTCATGTTGACTGCCGCCTGGGGTGTCACCCAGAACGGTTGGGTCATCTGTTACGCATGGTCGCTGTTCATCTacggtgttggtgttg GTGGCGAGTACCCCATGACCGCGACCAGTGGTATGGAGAATGCTGTCGGCTCCGGCAAGGTGTCGACCAAGGAGGATCGGATGCACCGTGGCCGCAAGGTCGTCAGCGCCTTCCTGATGCAGGGCTGGGGCCAGGTTCTGAACCAGGGTCTCTTGATCATCCTGCTGCTCTGCTTCCACCACGGCAGCGGCAACGCGCCCTACTCCACGGTGGCCACCCAGTGGACCTACCGCGTGTCGTTCGGTATCCCCGCCGTCGGCACCCTGTGGCTCACCTACTACCGTGCCTACCACATGAAGGCGGCCAGCAAGCAGCTGAATgccgccaagaagaaggcctcCGTCACCGGCTACGATGTCGAGTCCCTCCGCTTGACCATCAAGTACTTCGGTCCTCGCCTCATCGCTACGTCGATTGGCTGGTTCGCCAACGATGTTTTCTTCTATGGCAACAAGCTGTTCCAGTCCGACTTCATCGACGCGATCATCGGTAAGACCGACTCCGTCATGCCCACCTGGCTGTGGAATCTGGCCAACTGCGGTGTCTCCCTGGCGGGTTACTACATGGCCTCGTTCCTGGTCGACCACAAGCTGTACGGCCGCAAGTGGATGCAGCAGGtcggcttcttgctctgcttcaTTCTGTTTGTCGTCCCCGCCTTCAAATACGAACACTACATCCAGCCCGAGAACATCCACTCCTTCCAGGCCATGTACTTCCTcagctccttcttcaacCAGTTCGGCCCCAACTGCAtcaccttcctcgtcgccgccgAGGTCTACCCGACCCCGATCCGCGCCACCGCCCACGGTCTCTCCGCCGCGTGCGGCAAGCTCGGTGCGCTGCTCACCGGTGTGCTGGGTAACTACATCGACACGCAGACCAAGTTCTACGTCGTCCCCTGGTTCGGTCTGGCTGGTATGCTGGtcaccttcctcttccttcccgATACCACCGGTCTGGACctgaaggagcaggagcgCCGCTTCCAGTACCTCCGCGCCGGTCGCGAGGAGGACTACCACGGCCCCGCCGTGCACTCCAAGCACCTGTCCCTGTGGGAGCGCATGACCGGCAAGGGCAAGTACTACAACGCCGAGCTGGACTACCAGCAGAAGGTTGAGGAGTACCGCGCTGAGTGGGAGGCCCTCATGGCCGAGAAGGTGTCTGAGGAGAAGACCGACACCGCTTTCGACACGGACGACACGCTCCTCGAGGGCCATGTCCACACTTACTTCCACCGCACCAGCCCCATGTTCAAGGGCATGGAGCAGAATGTGTCGAGCAAGCAGGACAACTTCACTCTGCCCCCGCCGGCCGAGAACGCCTCCGAGGATACCGTCAACAACGAGAAGCACTAA
- a CDS encoding uncharacterized protein (ID:PFLUO_003840-T1.cds;~source:funannotate): MSQKEVSDSEAYFSLGTHHRGVTTAHPESQKWFNRGLIWAYAFNHEASATCFSRAIALDPDCAMAHWGLAYAIGPNYNKPWEVFDEDELGNVVRRAHGAARHAAAILANDKSGSAVERALVGAIQSRYPDAVPSKPCSAWNADFAAAMKSVYDAFPHDLDVITIYADALMNTHPWTLWDLRTGAPTDGAPTLQIKNLLDRALALEGALRHPGLLHLYIHLMEMSPSPESALPIAEHLRGLVPDGGHLHHMPSHLDVLCGQYQRAIDSNSAAIAADERYVAKIGARNFYTLYRAHNYHFRVYAAMFSAQYQVALDTVSQLEAAIPDELLRVKSPPMADWLEAFVSLRAHVLIRFGRWDDIIRNLHLPDDHNQTLYCTTTAITHYAKGVAFAATGDIQAAEHQRHLFHTAVLHVPDSRTLFNNKCTDILAIAREMLDGEIHYRRGAIETAFTHLRRAIHLEDNLPYDEPWGWMQPTRHAYGALLLEQGHIQDALDVYLADLGDTDVLPRAMRHPGNVLSLHGARECLRRLGREEEAEKIGERLAVAREKADVPVEASCFCRVGSGGVKFKGRGSIEVTM, translated from the coding sequence ATGTCCCAAAAAGAAGtctcggactcggaggcaTACTTCAGCTTAGGGACGCACCACCGCGGTGTAACGACCGCCCACCCCGAATCCCAAAAATGGTTCAACCGCGGCCTCATCTGGGCCTACGCATTCAACCACGAAGCATCCGCAACATGCTTCTCGCGCGCTATCGCGCTGGACCCAGACTGCGCCATGGCCCACTGGGGCCTTGCGTACGCCATCGGTCCCAACTATAATAAGCCGTGGGAGGTTTTTGACGAAGATGAGCTGGGTAATGTCGTTCGAAGAGCGCATGGTGCTGCTCGACATGCTGCGGCTATTCTGGCGAATGATAAGAGTGGTTCCGCGGTTGAGAGGGCGCTTGTCGGTGCGATCCAGTCTCGATATCCGGACGCAGTACCTTCGAAGCCCTGCTCCGCGTGGAATGCGGATTTCGCAGCAGCTATGAAATCCGTCTACGATGCTTTTCCGCACGATCTGGATGTTATCACCATCTACGCTGACGCGCTGATGAACACGCATCCGTGGACACTGTGGGATCTACGCACTGGTGCTCCCACAGACGGCGCACCGACACTCCAAATCAAGAACCTGCTCGATCGCGCATTGGCTCTAGAAGGCGCCCTCCGCCACCCCGGTTTACTACACTTGTACATCCATCTCATGGAGATGTCACCGTCCCCCGAATCGGCCCTCCCCATCGCCGAGCATCTCCGCGGCCTCGTCCCGGACGGAGGACACCTGCATCACATGCCCTCTCACCTCGACGTGCTCTGTGGACAATATCAGCGGGCGATTGACTCCAACTCGGCGGCTATCGCTGCCGACGAGAGGTATGTGGCTAAGATCGGGGCGCGGAACTTTTACACCCTCTATCGAGCACACAATTACCATTTCCGCGTTTATGCGGCCATGTTCTCGGCGCAGTACCAGGTCGCGCTGGATACAGTCTCGCAGCTTGAGGCGGCCATTCCGGATGAGTTGCTCCGGGTGAAGTCGCCGCCTATGGCGGACTGGCTCGAGGCATTTGTATCGCTGCGGGCCCATGTCTTGATTCGGTTCGGACGGTGGGATGATATTATCAGGAACCTGCACCTCCCAGATGATCATAATCAGACCCTCTACTGCACAACGACAGCAATCACCCACTACGCAAAGGGAGTCGCCTTTGCAGCGACAGGCGACATCCAAGCAGCGgagcaccagcgccatcTCTTCCACACAGCCGTGCTCCACGTTCCCGACTCGCGAACGCTGTTCAACAACAAATGCACCGATATCCTAGCCATCGCTCGAGAAATGCTAGACGGCGAGATCCACTACCGACGCGGTGCCATCGAGACCGCATTTACGCACCTCCGCCGCGCAATCCATCTCGAAGACAACCTCCCCTACGACGAGCCGTGGGGTTGGATGCAGCCTACGCGGCATGCATATGGCGCGCTGTTACTAGAGCAGGGGCACATCCAGGACGCGCTGGATGTATACCTCGCCGACCTGGGGGATACGGATGTTTTGCCGAGAGCAATGCGCCATCCTGGTAACGTGTTGTCTCTCCACGGGGCGCGTGAGTGTTTGCGCAGATTGGGGcgtgaggaagaggcggaaaAGATTGGAGAGAGGTTGGCTGTTGCGCGCGAGAAGGCGGATGTGCCGGTTGAGGCGTCTTGTTTTTGTCGCGTTGGGAGTGGAGGGGTTAAGTTCAAGGGGAGGGGCTCCATTGAAGTGACTATGTAG